In one window of Solanum pennellii chromosome 2, SPENNV200 DNA:
- the LOC107011018 gene encoding uncharacterized protein LOC107011018 has protein sequence MQNKIANNPKFQVRQPEEYVDIDDLDEMDDYAEMMPPSKTQKISSSGGSSTARSVTKGPLNLYFSQKSTQKGGFEKGEIDETKKILRERAVSAFAIWMYDAGLPFNCVNHKSFDKFFEAVGQHGPGMKPPTFHEVRVTHLKKEVDKVEKIVDEHKVQWTKFGCSIMMDKWTARNGKMIINILVNSPIGSVFLGSVDASNECTDSTKMYKLFESTIERIEPENVVQIVTDNASENVKARRMMMGVYPHIYWTPCVAHCINLIFGDIIKVKPYASVFKKAIRIHSYISQRPLLLNLMRKFTKERNLVKPAKTRFATAFLTLRVMYIQRKNLRTLVLSTEWNSSKFAKETLGKEVANLIISVHFWNNVVRALTVCSPLTKVLRLVDGEKKPPMGYIYEAMDRAKEAIAHGFRGVKKQYEKVFQIIDARWSGQLHRPLHAAGHVLNPGLYYKAEEEGTLLQSLWTEYYACVEKLVRDTTIQDALIAELPKYKMADGLFGCGPAKRARDTRSPVEWWSLFGSETPNLQKFAMKVLSLTCSSSGCERNWSVFEHIHSKKRNRLTLSRLNDLVYIKYNRTLKRRYDARDLIDPIRLDNIDDSNEWLVGCPEDQDDELVYEDDDLTWDSVATAIGADESIYHLRELSSRSTVLDKGKGVESTSTSSSSSRTRTLIDEEYEEEEDEEQYNDVEDFDLQELDNFEEE, from the exons ATGCAAAACAAAATCGCTAATAATCCCAAATTTCAAGTGAGGCAGCCGGAAgaatatgttgatattgatgatCTTGATGAAATGGATGATTACGCGGAAATGATGCCTCCCTCCAAAACTCAAAAGATATCTTCTAGTGGAGGTTCATCCACCGCACGGAGTGTGACGAAAGGACCTTTGaacctttatttttcacaaaaatcaacacaaaaagGAGGCTTTGAAAAAGGAGAAATTgatgaaacaaagaaaattctaaGAGAGCGTGCGGTAAGTGCTTTTGCAATTTGGATGTATGATGCAGGGCTCCCTTTTAATTGCGTCAATCACAAATCATTCGATAAATTTTTTGAGGCGGTTGGACAACATGGCCCCGGAATGAAGCCTCCTACATTCCATGAAGTTAGAGTCACTCACCTTAAAAAAGAGGTGgataaagtagaaaaaattgttgatgAGCATAAAGTGCAATGGACAAAGTTTGGATGTTCCATTATGATGGACAAATGGACGGCACGAAATGGCaaaatgatcatcaatattttggtgaattcTCCAATCGGTAGTGTATTTCTTGGTTCTGTTGATGCTAGCAATGAATGTACCgattccaccaaaatgtacaaGTTATTTGAAAGCACTATCGAAAGAATTGAACCGGAAAATGTTGTACAAATTGTCACCGATAATGCTAGTGAGAATGTCAAAGCGAGAAGGATGATGATGGGTGTGTATCCACACATTTATTGGACTCCATGTGTCGCTCATTGCATCAACTTAATATTTGGTGACATAATCAAGGTTAAGCCATATGCTTCCG TTTTTAAGAAGGCCATCAGAATCCATTCTTACATTAGTCAAAGGCCATTGTTGTTAAACTTGATGAGAAAATTCACCAAAGAAAGAAATTTGGTGAAACCAGCCAAGACAAGATTTGCAACGGCATTCTTAACTTTGAGAGTTATGTACATACAAAGAAAAAACTTGAGAACTTTAGTCCTCTCAACCGAATGGAATTCAAGTAAATTTGCAAAGGAaactttggggaaagaagttgCCAATCTTATTATTTCTGTCCACTTTTGGAATAATGTTGTTCGGGCACTTACAGTTTGTAGCCCTTTGACAAAAGTGCTTCGTTTGGTGGATGGAGAGAAAAAACCACCAATGGGTTATATTTATGAAGCAATGGATAGAGCCAAAGAAGCTATTGCACATGGTTTTCGTGGAGTTAAGAAGCAATATGAGAAAGTGTTTCAAATTATTGATGCAAGGTGGTCAGGGCAACTCCATCGGCCTTTGCATGCTGCAGGCCATGTTTTGAACCCAGGATTATATTATAAAGCTGAAGAAGAGGGAACTTTATTACAGAGTTTGTGGACCGAGTATTATGCATGTGTTGAGAAGTTGGTCCGTGATACAACAATACAAGATGCACTAATCGCTGAGCTTCCTAAGTACAAAATGGCGGATGGACTATTTGGTTGTGGTCCGGCTAAAAGAGCTAGAGACACAAGGTCACCGG ttgaATGGTGGTCACTATTTGGTAGTGAAACACCAAACTTGCAAAAGTTTGCCATGAAAGTATTAAGCCTAACTTGTAGCTCATCTGGATGTGAGCGAAATTGGAGTGTGTTTGAACAC ATTCATTCCAAAAAGAGGAATAGGCTTACACTATCGCGTCTCAATGATCTAGTGTACATTAAGTACAATAGAACATTGAAACGCCGTTATGATGCTCGTGATCTTATTGATCCAATTCGCTTGGATAACATAGATGATTCCAACGAATGGTTAGTTGGATGCCCCGAAGATCAAGATGATGAACTAGTATATGAGGATGATGATCTAACCTGGGATAGTGTTGCTACGGCAATTGGAGCGGACGAGAGTATCTATCATCTTAGGGAACTTTCTTCAAGATCAACAGTACTTGACAAGGGCAAAGGAGTAGAAAGTACATCTACAAGTTCATCTTCAAGTAGGACTCGGacactaattgatgaagaatacgaggaggaagaagatgaagagcaATATAATGATGTAGAGGATTTTGATCTTCAAGAGTTAgataattttgaagaagaatag